The Gemmatimonadota bacterium DH-78 region CCGAGTCCCGCGCCGGAGCGGTCCGCGCGGTCGCGGCGCCAGAAACGGTCGAAGAGGTGTTCGCGGTCTTCCTCGGCGATGCCCTCGCCCGAGTCGGCGACCCGGATGGCGACCCAGGCGCCGTCCACCCGCTCGGCCGACAGCACGATCTCGCCCCCCGACTCGGTGTGGCGCACCGCGTTGCCCAGCAGGTTGCCCAGCACCTGAATCATGCGGTCGTGGTCGGCCTGCACCCGCGGCAGGTCGGCGGGCATCTGGACCGCCACGGTGAGCTGCCGTTCGGCCGCTCTCGGCCCGATGATCGCGGCGGCCTCGTCGAGGAGCGGCCGCACCGGGCAGGGTTCGGCCCTCACCGACAGCCCGCCCGCGTCGATGCGCGCCACGTCGAGCAGATCCTCGATCAGGAGGTTGCTCCGGTCCGCGGCCTTCTGGATCGTGCGCAACTGCCGGCGGGTGCGCTCTTCGTCGAGGGGCACCTCGAGGAGCAGTTCGGCCGCGGCGGAAATCGATCCGATCGGATTCCGGAGGTCGTGGCTCACCACGGCCATCATCTCCTCGCGAGCGCGCACGGCGTCGCGAAGCGCCTGCTCCGCCTCGCGGATCTGCGTCATGTCGGTGAGGGTGACCACGGCTCCCCGCACCATGCGCCCGTCCATGAGGGGGCGCAGCGCCCAGCGCACCGGCACCGCCCGTCCCCGTCGATGCCACACCCGAGCGTCGAGCACCTCCGCCGCCCGCTGCTCGCGCAGAGCCAGGCGCAGGGCGCAGTCCTCGAGGGTGGCGGCCTCGCCGGGGGGCGCCGCTCCGAAGAGCAGCTCGTGCACCTCGCGGCCGCGAGCCTCCTCCTCGGTGTAGCCCAGCATCCGCGAGCCGGGCGCGTTGAGGGTGAGCACCCGCCCGTCGAGGTCCACGCCGAGCACCCCGTCGCCGGTGGCGTCGAGCACGGCGTCGACCTCCCATCGGGCCCGCACCGCGTCGCGTCGGCGCAGATTGGCGTCTCGAATCGTCTTGCGCAGCCGGCGCCCCACCAGCCCCACTGCCACCGTCGCCAGCAGGGCGAGCGCCATCAGTACGGCGGTGAGCCGCACCTGGAGGGCCCGCGCCTCGGCGGCCGCCGTGCGTCCGGCCTCCATCTCGCCCCGCATCCGCTCGCGAAAAGTGCGCGAAGCCAGAAGCATGCTCTCGTAGCGCTGGAGGTCCTGCGCGGCGAAGGGCAGGAACTCGAGGCGGGCCGCATCGGAGTCGAGGGCCGCGCGGTGCCCCTGCCGCCACTGGATCGCCGCATCGAAGAGCGGCAGCACCTGCTGCTGAGCGTCGAGCGCCATGTGCTCGAGCAGCCCCGCGAGCTCGCTGCGAATGGAGTCCTCCTCGATCGTCAGCGCCTGGTAGCGCACCCGCGCATCGGCGTCGCCCGTGAGCAGATACTCGCGGAAGCGCTGCATCTGTCGCGCCTGCACGAGCGCGAGTTCGGCGGCGTGACGCTGCGCCGGCTCCAGCACCTCGCTGATCCGGGTCTCTTCGCGCGCGATCTCCCGACTGGTGTAGATCGGGACTCCGGCCAGAGCCAGAATGGCGAGGATGATGAACGCCAGCGCCCAGGGCCGGGACTCGGGAACCGGAAGGGGAGCCGCGGTGGCGGGTGAGG contains the following coding sequences:
- a CDS encoding PAS domain-containing sensor histidine kinase; this encodes MPNTFASPATAAPLPVPESRPWALAFIILAILALAGVPIYTSREIAREETRISEVLEPAQRHAAELALVQARQMQRFREYLLTGDADARVRYQALTIEEDSIRSELAGLLEHMALDAQQQVLPLFDAAIQWRQGHRAALDSDAARLEFLPFAAQDLQRYESMLLASRTFRERMRGEMEAGRTAAAEARALQVRLTAVLMALALLATVAVGLVGRRLRKTIRDANLRRRDAVRARWEVDAVLDATGDGVLGVDLDGRVLTLNAPGSRMLGYTEEEARGREVHELLFGAAPPGEAATLEDCALRLALREQRAAEVLDARVWHRRGRAVPVRWALRPLMDGRMVRGAVVTLTDMTQIREAEQALRDAVRAREEMMAVVSHDLRNPIGSISAAAELLLEVPLDEERTRRQLRTIQKAADRSNLLIEDLLDVARIDAGGLSVRAEPCPVRPLLDEAAAIIGPRAAERQLTVAVQMPADLPRVQADHDRMIQVLGNLLGNAVRHTESGGEIVLSAERVDGAWVAIRVADSGEGIAEEDREHLFDRFWRRDRADRSGAGLGLAIVQGIVEAHGGEVQVESTLGVGSTFSVLLPVVSAEATPSGHPATTEDAPPGSS